Proteins from a genomic interval of Sparus aurata chromosome 21, fSpaAur1.1, whole genome shotgun sequence:
- the chd8 gene encoding chromodomain-helicase-DNA-binding protein 8 isoform X4, whose translation MADPIMDLFEDTPLFNLDALPDDSFSQGSSDPVEEALKLALGQVDPPAEPELTANAGLTVPVAAPAIPDPAPVQIPTQQPVQVVAAQTVSIPAAPTVASAPVETVPQIQAQTTIPIVSNTSVVTSSTVLLSSPLSVSSSPVTTTATTQLAQITHQLTPQQLAAITQQAGGKIVILKGPQGQAQVLQTVTGATGQASGKVIRVLSGTPLKPGMSILQGGTVLNQASPGQAQVKVGAAGVQRLLQSTNGPVKQMLLTSVPQQAQGQTVQVQMAQGQTQVQVQSQAAQIQGQVQLQPAMQAQTQGGEAKRITLVLQQPSQAASAAQAGQAQQQVTQIQQVQTAQGGQQQTQAPTRLVLGQLPGGKLVLQGSQLAALTQARAGGQAGGQPKVLTIQLQVQQQPNQQGGVKYQLVSGAGNSGSPQVLQISQGQGGQRVAVPLKMLLQPQTSSASSAGGTVSVVKVINTSAAGPSTTTTTSPSQAIRITKAPGEPASVRRVEILCKQEKANRIVAEAIARAKARGEKNLPRVLNQDELPSTQTSPESGGTVTVVSAAKKKSSGGGSKKKSPVAGGTTPKPAGGADKKGKVKTPGGTTGVAGCTVIPGAGNKSKSKTKTNTITLVGAKKRKRNASSDHSDGELSPASPAALEDDLITKRRSNRVVKRKKYTEDLDIKITDDEDEQEDVDVTTTAAAVASISGGTAALLKQEMELDVDGQPSMQFFVENPSEEDAAIVDKVLSMRLTKKELPGGQYTTVEEFFVKYKNYSYLHCEWASLEQLEKDKRIHQKIKRFKTKHAQMRHLFQEDEESFNPDYVEVDRILDVSHSVDKDNGEPVIYYLVKWCSLPYEDATWELKEDVDEGKVEEFSKIQDRQPRLKRTTRPSANSWKKLEEFREYKNGNTLREYQLEGVNWLLFNWYNRQNCILADEMGLGKTIQSITLLSEIYNAGIQGPFLVIAPLSTITNWEREFSTWTNMNAIVYHGSLASRQMIQQYEMYCKDEKEHLIPGAYKFDALITTFEMILSDCPELREISWRCVIIDEAHRLKNRNCKLLDSLKMLDLEHKVLLTGTPLQNTVEELFSLLHFLEPAQFPSETEFLRDFGDLKTEEQVQKLQAILKPMMLRRLKEDVEKNLAPKQETIIEVELTDVQKKYYRAILERNFSFLSLGANSNSNVPNLLNTMMELRKCCNHPYLINGAEEKIVAELREVYDPLAPDFHLQALIRSAGKLVLLDKLLPRLKAGGHKVLIFSQMVRCLDILEDYLINKRYLFERIDGRVRGNLRQAAIDRFSKPDSDRFVFLLCTRAGGLGINLTAADTCVIFDSDWNPQNDLQAQARCHRIGQSKAVKVYRLITRNSYEREMLDKASLKLGLDRAVLQSMSGNKDSNVNGQIQQFSKKEIEDLLRKGAYAAIMDENDEGSRFCEEDIDQILQRRATTITIESEGKGSTFSKASFVASENRNDIALDDPEFWQKWAKKADIDMDSINRKNTLVIDTPRVRKQTRQYSSLRGEGGDLSDLDSDEEYPPANSRQSRASRRSDRHSGGGYGRTDCFRVEKHLLVYGWGRWRDILSHARCKRRLSERDVETICRVILVFCLLHYRGDENIKSFIWELITPPENGREPQTLLNHSGLSIPVPRGRKGKRVKAQSTFDVQKVEWIRKYNPDTLLLDDSYRKHLKHQCNKVLLRVRMLYYLKQEVIGEHADSVLKGADIRDVDIWMPEMEQQEVPAGWWDAEADRSLLAGVYKHGYEMYTTMRADPCLCFLERAGRPDDKAIDAEQHTGDAELGDDADYDKYSEDPEFKPASRHAKDLFEEPDSMNVDDEISVEDKAGPVLTETLSSQSGASNWPSSSSLTARLRRLITAYQRSYRQEQLKIEAEAKGDRRRRRCEQASKLKEIARQERQQRWTRREECDFYRVVSTFGVEKIKKEQGLPEGGDPDYDWNRFRTFARLDKKTDESLSRYFRSFVAMCRRVCHLRPGRGEDPSELSQTVAPITEERASRTLYRISLLRRLRERVLPHPSLEERLPLAPTSSELPAWWNIPDHDRQLMLGASLHGVSRTELSIFADPQFTFNQAREEFIQNQQAQPPPPPIQAPLIVPLSHPKTEEDMPSVKEEGADEEARLLGGQITADLQSTPLSHHDGKVRGPGWSLKRSRGKVGKSGGGRKGEGGSDSDSDSDSGSSSSERSGSSDDSGESEEETEGGMKLCDVDDNSLLSMTPSQDGIPPPDPLRVDWPKDRVLINRLDSLCNLVLTSQWPSGRRYVPEAQLNPSSELVGDEMAYTRVIRKPSATPGGPGAEGDDGEFTVKLLKEEGLKLTFSKQALMPNGSAGESSSRKRRKDQELSDPDGLHDPLERTPRRRDPPTWLKENPDYEVEGDMLELLVNRSKRKRRRRADKALTGSEKVKVINMRTGKKVGAAFCPMLQDLREYLEENPDSAVAPDWAETVRKSGFLPETLFHRLLTEHSEIPKKSRRRHHHHHHHHHTPDPIPEDPNLDGVEEETLVSDGAYMMDEEDLESSHHFLTSPDFDVKMEGGDSLSQGDYDSSDQEALLDDVIIAQKDSDSSSSSED comes from the exons ATGGCAGACCCCATCATGGACCTCTTTGAGGACACACCTCTGTTTAACCTGGATGCCCTACCAGACGATTCCTTCTCTCAGGGATCATCGGACCCGGTGGAGGAGGCCCTTAAGCTGGCGTTGGGCCAGGTAGACCCACCAGCCGAGCCTGAGCTCACGGCCAACGCAGGCCTCACCGTTCCTGTAGCAGCTCCCGCCATCCCAGACCCTGCCCCCGTTCAAATCcccacacagcagcctgttcaaGTGGTGGCTGCTCAGACTGTTTCCATACCTGCAGCTCCTACTGTAGCCTCAGCCCCTGTTGAAACTGTACCTCAGATCCAGGCCCAGACAACCATACCTATTGTCAGCAACACCAGCGTGGTCACCAGTAGCACTGTCCTGCTGAGCTCACCTCTGTCTGTTTCCAGCTCTCCAgtcaccaccactgccaccacGCAGCTCGCACAGATAACTCACCAGCTCACTCCACAGCAGTTGGCTGCAATCACGCAGCAGGCTGGTGGTAAAATTGTCATTCTAAAAGGGCCCCAGGGTCAGGCTCAGGTGCTGCAGACTGTAACTGGGGCTACAGGTCAGGCAAGCGGAAAGGTCATCCGAGTGTTGTCTGGGACTCCTCTTAAACCTGGCATGTCTATACTGCAGGGGGGGACAGTTTTGAACCAGGCAAGCCCAGGACAAGCTCAAGTCAAGGTGGGTGCTGCAGGGGTGCAGAGGCTGCTGCAGTCTACTAATGGGCCAGTGAAACAGATGCTGCTGACCTCCGTGCCCCAGCAGGCACAAGGCCAAACTGTTCAGGTGCAGATGGCTCAAGGCCAGACTCAAGTCCAAGTCCAGTCCCAGGCAGCTCAGATCCAGGGCCAAGTGCAGCTACAGCCAGCCATGCAGGCCCAAACACAG GGTGGTGAAGCAAAGCGGATCACCCTGGTTCTCCAACAGCCCTCCCAGGCAGCCTCTGCTGCGCAAGCGGGTCAAGCCCAGCAGCAGGTCACACAAATCCAGCAGGTTCAGACAGCCCAAGGGGGGCAGCAACAGACCCAGGCCCCAACTAGACTGGTGCTGGGTCAGCTCCCTGGGGGTAAACTGGTGCTCCAAGGTAGTCAGCTAGCAGCCCTGACCCAGGCTCGGGCTGGAGGCCAGGCTGGAGGGCAGCCCAAAGTCCTCACTATTCAGCTGCAGGTGCAGCAACAGCCCAACCAACAAGGAGGAGTTAAG TATCAGCTGGTCTCAGGAGCTGGAAATTCTGGCAGCCCACAGGTGTTGCAGATTTCGCAGGGCCAAGGAGGACAGAGAGTTGCGGTGCCACTCAAAATGCTTCTGCAGCCACAG ACAAGCTCAGCATCCTCAGCTGGTGGCACAGTCTCTGTGGTGAAGGTCATCAACACGTCAGCAGCCGGCCCCTCCACCACAACTACCACCTCTCCGTCCCAGGCCATCCGCATAACTAAGGCCCCTGGTGAGCCTGCCTCTGTGCGACGAGTGGAGATCCTGTGTAAGCAGGAGAAAGCAAACCGTATTGTGGCTGAAGCAATTGCCCGGGCCAAAGCACGTGGTGAGAAGAACCTGCCCAGAGTCCTGAACCAGGATGAACTTCCAAGCACACAAACCTCTCCGGAATCAGGGGGCACTGTAACCGTGGTGTCTGCTGCGAAGAAAAAGAGCAGCGGAGGAGGAAGCAAGAAGAAAAGTCCTGTAGCTGGAGGAACGACGCCCAAACCTGCAGGAGGGGCtgacaaaaaaggaaaagtgaaGACACCAGGAGGAACAACTGGGGTGGCTGGATGCACAGTAATCCCTGGAGCTGGGAACAAGAGCAAAAGCAAGACCAAGACAAA CACTATTACTCTAGTAggagcaaagaaaagaaaaaggaatgcGTCCTCTGATCACTCTGATGGGGAGTTGAGTCCTGCCTCACCTGCTGCGCTGGAGGATGACTTGATTACG AAGAGGCGCTCCAATCGTGTGGTGAAAAGGAAGAAGTACACTGAGGACCTTGATATCAAGATAACGGATGATGAAGATGAGCAGGAAGATGTAGATGTTACTACAACCGCAGCAGCTGTGGCCTCCATCAGTGGCGGgacagcagcactgctcaaACAGGAAATGGAGCTGGATGTGGATGGACAACCCAGCATGCAGTTCTTTGTG gaaaatccAAGTGAGGAAGATGCTGCCATTGTAGACAAAGTGCTGTCTATGAGGTTAACGAAGAAGGAA TTGCCTGGGGGCCAATACACCACTGTTGAGGAGTTCTTTGTCAAATACAAGAACTA TTCATACTTGCACTGTGAGTGGGCCAGTTtggagcagctggagaaagATAAGAGGATCCATCAAAAGATCAAGAGGTTCAAGACCAAACACGCGCAGATGAGGCACCTCTTTCAGGAG GATGAAGAGTCTTTTAACCCAGACTATGTAGAGGTTGACAGAATCCTGGATGTTTCCCACAGTGTGGACAAGGATAATGGCGAG CCCGTTATATACTACTTGGTGAAGTGGTGCTCTCTTCCTTATGAAGACGCCACTTGGGAACTGAAGGAGGATGTTGACGAGGGCAAGGTCGAAGAGTTCAGCAAAATCCAAGACCGACAACCTCGCCTGAAGAGAACG ACACGACCATCTGCCAATTCATGGAAGAAGTTGGAGGAGTTCAGAGAGTACAAGAATGGCAACACGCTCAGAGAGTATCAGCTGGAAGGAGTTAATTGGTTACTCTTCAACTGGTACAACAG GCAGAACTGCATCCTGGCAGATGAGATGGGTCTGGGGAAGACCATCCAGTCGATCACGCTGCTGTCCGAGATCTATAATGCTGGCATCCAAGGCCCTTTCCTGGTCATTGCCCCCCTCTCCACCATCACCAACTGGGAGAGGGAGTTCTCCACATGGACCAACATGAACGCCATCGTCTACCACGGCAGCCTGGCCAGCCGACAGATGATCCAGCAGTATGAGATGTACTGCAAGGACGAGAAG GAGCACTTGATTCCAGGAGCGTACAAGTTTGACGCTCTCATCACAACCTTTGAGATGATTTTATCTGACTGCCCGGAGCTGAGGGAGATCTCCTGGCGTTGTGTGATTATCGATGAGGCTCACCGCCTTAAGAATCGCAACTGCAAGCTGTTGGACAGCTTGAAGATGTTGGATCTG GAACACAAGGTGTTGTTGACTGGCACTCCTCTGCAGAACACTGTGGAGGAACTCTTCAGTCTTCTTCATTTCCTGGAGCCTGCTCAGTTCCCCTCTGAGACTGAATTCCTCAGAGACTTTGGAGATCTCAAAACCGAGGAACAG GTTCAGAAGCTGCAGGCCATCTTGAAACCCATGATGTTACGAAGGCTCAAAGAAGATGTTGAGAAGAACTTGGCACCCAAACAGGAGACTATCATTGAG GTTGAGTTGACGGATGTCCAGAAGAAGTATTACCGAGCCATCCTGGAGAGGAACTTCAGCTTCCTCAGTTTAGGGGCAAACAGTAACAGCAACGTCCCCAACCTGCTCAACACTATGATGGAGCTACGAAAGTGCTGCAACCACCCCTACCTCATCAATG GCGCGGAGGAGAAGATCGTAGCGGAGTTGAGGGAGGTGTATGACCCCCTGGCTCCCGACTTCCATTTGCAGGCCCTGATTCGGTCGGCCGGCAAGCTGGTGCTACTGGACAAGCTGCTGCCTCGCCTCAAGGCTGGCGGCCACAAAGTGCTCATCTTCTCCCAGATGGTGCGCTGCTTGGACATTCTGGAGGACTACCTCATCAACAAGAG atacCTTTTTGAGCGAATCGATGGCAGAGTGCGTGGGAACTTACGTCAGGCTGCCATCGATCGCTTCAGTAAGCCTGACTCAGACCGCTTTGTCTTCCTGCTGTGTACCCGTGCTGGCGGCCTGGGTATTAACCTCACTGCTGCTGACACCTGTGTTATATTTGACTCTGACTGGAACCCTCAGAATGACCTGCAG GCCCAAGCACGGTGCCATCGTATTGGACAGTCTAAGGCTGTCAAGGTCTACCGTCTGATCACTAGGAACTCTTATGAGAGGGAGATGCTGGACAAGGCAAGTCTGAAGCTCGGCCTGGACCGTGCCGTGCTGCAGAGCATGAGTGGAAACAAAGACAGCAACGTCAACGGG CAGATTCAGCAGTTCTCCAAGAAGGAGATTGAGGACCTGCTGAGGAAGGGAGCGTACGCTGCCATCATGGATGAGAATGATGAAGGCAGTCGCTTCTGTGAGGAGGACATCGACCAGATCCTTCAACGAAGAGCCACCACCATCACAATTGAGAGCGAGGGCAAGGGCTCCACATTCTCCAAGGCCAGCTTTGTGGCCTCTGAGAACCGCAATGACATCGCCCTCGATGACCCTGAATTCTGGCAGAAGTGGGCCAAAAAAGCCGACATAGACATGGACTCCATCAACAGAAAG AACACACTTGTGATCGACACTCCCAGAGTCCGTAAGCAGACCCGTCAGTACTCCAGTTTACGAGGTGAAGGTGGGGACCTGTCTGACCTGGACAGCGACGAAGAGTATCCACCTGCCAATTCCAGACAGTCACGTGCCTCCAGACGCTCCGACCGCCACAGTGGAGGAGGTTACGGCCGCACTGACTGTTTCAGGGTGGAGAAACACCTGCTCGTTTATGG ttGGGGTCGCTGGAGGGACATCTTGTCTCATGCCAGATGTAAGCGTCGTCTGAGTGAACGTGATGTGGAGACGATCTGCCGCGTCattcttgtgttttgtctgctccACTACCGTGGAGATGAGAACATCAAGAGTTTCATCTGGGAGCTCATCACACCGCCGGAGAACGGGCGTGAACCCCAAACACTACTCAACCACTCTG GTCTATCTATCCCTGTTCCAAGAGGCAGGAAGGGTAAGAGGGTAAAAGCCCAGAGCACATTTGACGTTCAGAAGGTGGAGTGGATTCGCAAGTACAACCCTGACACCCTGCTCCTGGATGACAGCTACCGTAAACACCTCAAGCACCAGTGCAACAA GGTGTTGCTGAGGGTGCGGATGCTCTACTACCTGAAGCAGGAGGTGATTGGCGAACATGCCGACTCTGTCCTGAAAGGCGCAGACATCAG GGACGTTGATATCTGGATGCCGGAGATGGAGCAACAGGAGGTACCTGCAGGATGGTGGGATGCTGAGGCAGACCGCTCACTGCTTGCTGGTGTATACAAACATG GTTATGAGATGTACACCACCATGCGTGCTGATCCCTGTCTCTGCTTCCTGGAGAGAGCTGGTCGTCCTGATGACAAGGCCATTGATGCTGAGCAGCACACTGGTGACGCCGAGCTGGGAGACGA TGCTGACTATGATAAGTACTCGGAGGACCCAGAGTTCAAGCCTGCTTCAAGACACGCCAAAGATCTTTTTGAGGAG CCTGACTCCATGAACGTGGATGATGAGATTTCTGTTGAAGACAAGGCGGGGCCAGTGCTCACAGAAACCTTATCTAGCCAGAGTGGTGCGTCCAACTGGCCCTCCAGCTCATCACTAACAGCGCGATTGCGGCGGCTGATCACAGCTTACCAACGCAGCTACAGGCAGGAGCAGCTGAAGATTGAAGCTGAGGCAAAGGGTGACCGCAGGCGCAGGCGTTGCGAACAGGCCAGTAAGCTGAAGGAGATTGCACGACAGGAGCGTCAGCAGAG GTGGACACGTAGAGAAGAGTGCGACTTCTACCGTGTGGTGTCCACTTTTGgtgtggaaaaaataaaaaaggagcaAGGTCTTCCTGAGGGCGGAGACCCAGATTATGACTGGAACCGCTTCCGTACTTTCGCTCGTCTGGATAAAAAAACGGATGAGAGCCTCAGTCGATACTTCCGCTCTTTTGTTGCCATGTGCCGGAGAGTTTGCCACCTGCGGCCAGGCCGTGGTGAAG ATCCATCAGAGCTTTCTCAGACTGTGGCCCCCATCACTGAGGAGCGAGCTTCTCGTACTCTATACCGTATCAGCCTCCTGCGTCGCCTCCGTGAGAGAGTCCTGCCCCACCCCTCCCTAGAGGAGCGTCTGCCACTGGCTCCAACCAGCTCCGAGCTCCCCGCTTGGTGGAATATCCCAGACCACGATCGTCAGCTAATGCTGGGCGCTTCACTGCACGGTGTCAGCCGCACCGAGCTCTCCATCTTCGCAGATCCTCAGTTCACCTTTAATCAGGCTCGTGAAGAATTCATCCAGAACCAGCAGGCCcaaccccctccacctccaatTCAGGCACCTCTCATCGTGCCTCTCAGCCACCCGAAGACTGAGGAGGATATGCCGAgtgtgaaggaggagggagCTGATGAGGAAGCCCGGTTGCTTGGAGGTCAAATCACTGCTGATCTGCAGAGTACGCCTTTGAGCCACCACGACGGAAAGGTACGAGGGCCAGGCTGGAGCctgaagaggagcagagggaaagTTGGGAAGtctggaggaggaaggaaaggagaaggagggtcggattctgattcagattcagattcggGCTCGTCATCATCTGAGCGATCAGGCAGCAGTGATGACAGtggagagagtgaggaagagacagaaggag GCATGAAGCTGTGTGACGTAGATGATAATAGTCTACTCTCTATGACTCCGTCCCAGGATGGCATTCCTCCTCCTGATCCTCTCAGAGTGGACTGGCCCAAG gACCGCGTGTTGATCAACCGGctggacagtttgtgtaatctGGTTCTGACCAGTCAGTGGCCTTCAGGGCGGCGCTACGTTCCTGAAGCTCAGCTGAACCCAAGCTCAGAACTAGTGGGAGACGAGATGGCCTACACAAGGGTGATCCGTAAACCCAGCGCTACGCCTGGTGGTCCAGGGGCAGAAGGAGACGATGGAGAGTTCACTGTGAAGCTACTCAAG GAGGAGGGGCTGAAACTGACCTTCTCTAAACAGGCTCTGATGCCAAATGGGTCTGCAGGAGAGAGCAGCAGCCGCAAGAGGCGCAAAGACCAAGAG TTATCCGACCCAGATGGACTCCATGATCCACTGGAAAGAACTCCTCGGCGCAGGGACCCTCCCACCTGGCTGAAGGAGAACCCAGATTATGAGGTGGAGGGAGACATGCTGGAG CTTCTTGTAAACAGgagcaagaggaagaggaggaggagggcagatAAAGCCCTGACAGGCAGTGAGAAGGTCAAAGTCATAAACATGAGGACAGGAAAGAAG GTCGGAGCTGCTTTCTGTCCGATGCTGCAAGACCTGAGGGAATATCTGGAGGAGAATCCTGATAGTGCTGTAGCACCAGATTGGGCTGAAACTGTTCGAAAATCT GGCTTCCTGCCCGAGACCCTCTTCCACCGCCTGCTGACTGAGCACTCAGAGATCCCGAAGAAAAGCAGGCGTcgccatcaccatcaccaccaccatcaccacacTCCTGATCCCATCCCCGAAGACCCCAACCTGGACGGAGTCGAGGAGGAGACTCTGGTCTCAGACGGAGCATACATGATGGATGAAGAGGACCTGGAGAGCTCCCATCACTTCCTCACCAGTCCGGACTTTGACGTTAAAATGGAGGGCGGCGACAGCCTTTCCCAAGGTGACTATGACAGCTCGGATCAAGAGGCGCTATTGGACGATGTCATCATAGCACAGAAGGACTCTGACTCCTCATCAAGCTCAGAGGATTGA